In a single window of the Diospyros lotus cultivar Yz01 chromosome 10, ASM1463336v1, whole genome shotgun sequence genome:
- the LOC127812138 gene encoding protein trichome birefringence-like 39: MGFLLFTAKAAAAAAVLLSLCVFSISQQSEAADGQTIYHHHKNNIANSSSGSDFYAMASRKLGGGCNIFRGKWVYDASYPLYDSSSCPFIDPEFNCQKYGRPDKLYQKYRWQPFSCGIPRFNGLKFLERWRGKKIMFVGDSLSLNMWESLTCMLHAWVPHTKISFIKKGYLGSVTFEDYGLKILLYRTPYLVDIVNEKMGRVLKLDSIRSGNAWRGMDMLIFNSWHWWTHTGSSQPWDYVQDGHKVYKDMNRLIAFYKGMTTWARWVNLYVDPSKTKVFFQSISPTHYMGKEWNAASRTCYGERQPFSGYSYPAGTPPAAVVVNKVLSRVKKPVYLLDVTTLSQYRKDAHPTVYSGDHNGLDCSHWCLPGLPDTWNELLYAALFS; encoded by the exons ATGGGTTTTCTTCTATTCACAGccaaagcagcagcagcagcagcagtgcTTCTCTCCCTGTGTGTCTTCTCAATATCACAACAGTCAGAGGCTGCTGATGGGCAAACTATATACCATCATCATAAGAATAATATTGCTAATTCTAGCAGTGGTTCTGATTTCTATGCCATGGCCAGCAGGAAGCTTGGCGGCGGCTGCAACATCTTCCGGGGCAAATGGGTATATGATGCTTCCTATCCTTTGTATGATTCCTCAAGCTGTCCCTTCATAGATCCTGAATTCAACTGCCAAAAGTATGGAAGACCTGATAAACTCTACCAGAAGTATAGGTGGCAGCCTTTCTCTTGTGGCATCccaag GTTCAATGGATTGAAGTTCTTGGAGAGATGGAGGGGGAAGAAGATCATGTTTGTGGGAGACTCACTGAGTTTGAACATGTGGGAATCATTGACTTGTATGCTTCATGCATGGGTGCCTCACACCAAGATCTCATTCATCAAGAAGGGCTACCTTGGCTCAGTCACATTTGAG GATTATGGATTGAAGATATTATTATATCGGACACCATATCTAGTAGATATAGTAAACGAGAAGATGGGTCGAGTTCTCAAGCTAGACTCAATTCGAAGTGGCAACGCTTGGAGAGGCATGGACATGCTCATCTTCAACTCTTGGCATTGGTGGACACACACGGGAAGTAGTCAACC ATGGGATTATGTGCAAGATGGACACAAAGTGTACAAAGATATGAACCGTTTGATTGCATTCTACAAAGGGATGACTACTTGGGCCAGATGGGTGAACCTCTATGTTGACCCTTCCAAGACCAAAGTCTTCTTCCAAAGCATCTCCCCAACCCACTACAT GGGAAAGGAGTGGAATGCAGCAAGTAGGACATGCTATGGGGAGAGACAGCCATTCAGTGGGTACAGCTACCCAGCAGGGACACCACCGGCAGCAGTGGTGGTGAACAAAGTGTTGAGCAGAGTGAAAAAACCAGTTTACTTGCTTGATGTCACCACCCTTTCCCAGTACCGCAAGGATGCCCACCCCACAGTGTACAGTGGAGACCACAATGGCCTGGATTGCAGCCACTGGTGCCTCCCTGGCCTCCCTGACACTTGGAACGAACTCCTATATGCAGCCCTCTTTTCTTGA
- the LOC127810876 gene encoding uncharacterized protein LOC127810876, with translation MHQQLKSMLTTLKSLPSPLNLKSNPFSSSSSSSSSSSSSVKHPQWSGLQNWREGPLNHSRFWGPSGPQPPAGIELDGGAAASGCSLAEMGSVVLNTADPLTKSRLSHLAYSRWRTENLPIGVSEPPPRPARPPKPPLVSPKEIPAPKNSGLPLNAYMLHNLAHVELNAIDLAWDTVVRFSTYTELLGEGFFADFAHVADDESRHFAWCSQRLAELGFSYGDMPAHNLLWRECEKSSDSVAARLAAIPLVQEARGLDAGPRLVQKLVGFGDLRTSNIVSRIANEEVAHVAVGVYWFILVCEKMGRAPSSTFKDLLEEYNVELKGPFNYSARDEAGIPREWYDHPSSANNQCKKEQLSEVYERLACVISMEKENSSLNAPTSK, from the exons ATGCATCAGCAACTGAAATCCATGTTGACGACGCTGAAATCTCTTCCCTCGCCTCTCAACCTCAAATCCAAcccattttcttcatcttcatcatcatcatcttcttcgtcatcTTCGGTGAAGCATCCACAATGGTCCGGTCTCCAGAACTGGAGAGAAGGCCCGCTGAACCACAGCCGGTTCTGGGGACCCTCTGGTCCCCAACCGCCGGCGGGTATTGAGCTTGACGGTGGAGCGGCGGCGTCCGGTTGTTCGCTGGCGGAGATGGGTTCTGTGGTGCTTAACACTGCCGACCCTTTAACCAAGTCCCGGCTCTCTCACCTGGCTTACTCTCGCTGGCGCACTGAAAATCTCCCAATTGGGGTCTCTGAGCCGCCGCCTCGCCCCGCGCGCCCTCCTAAGCCTCCACTG GTTTCCCCAAAAGAAATTCCAGCTCCCAAAAACTCAGGTTTGCCTCTCAATGCGTATATGCTCCATAATCTTGCTCATGTGGAGCTAAATGCCATCGATTTGGCATGGGACACTGTTGTCCGATTTTCAACTTACACTGAACTTCTTGGAGAGGGGTTTTTTGCTGACTTTGCTCACGTGGCTGATGACGAGAGTCGTCATTTTGCTTGGTGTTCACAGAGATTGGCTGAGCTCGGCTTCAG TTATGGAGACATGCCAGCTCATAATCTCCTCTGGAGGGAATGTGAGAAATCTTCAGACAGTGTTGCAGCACGATTAGCTGCAATCCCACTAGTTCAG GAGGCTAGGGGACTCGATGCTGGGCCTCGGCTTGTGCAAAAGTTAGTGGGATTTGGAGATCTGAGGACATCAAACATTGTGTCAAGGATTGCCAATGAAGAAGTTGCACATGTGGCAGTTGGTGTCTACTGGTTCATCTTGGTCTGCGAAAAGATGGGTCGTGCTCCTTCCTCCACTTTTAAAG ATTTGTTAGAGGAGTACAATGTGGAGTTGAAAGGGCCCTTCAATTATTCAGCTCGAGATGAAGCTGGAATTCCCCGAGAATG GTATGATCATCCCTCATCTGCTAATAACCAGTGCAAGAAAGAGCAGCTTTCTGAG GTCTATGAAAGGCTTGCTTGCGTAATCTCTATGGAGAAAGAGAATTCAAGTTTGAATGCACCCACTAGTAAATAG